One window of Medicago truncatula cultivar Jemalong A17 chromosome 2, MtrunA17r5.0-ANR, whole genome shotgun sequence genomic DNA carries:
- the LOC25487617 gene encoding lipoyl synthase, mitochondrial-like: MMYSRFRTVAKNLKSTTKPFSFTTATTTTTVSSSEFPQNLTELRARLARESPSLSDFISLKSNNAYSVEVGTKKNPLPKPKWMKESIPGGWKYVQIKKKLRELKLHTVCEEAKCPNMGECWSGGETGTATATIMILGDTCTRGCRFCNVKTSRTPPPPDPDEPTNVAEAIASWGLDYVVITSVDRDDLPDQGSSHFTETVQKLKILKPSILIEALVPDFRGNAECVEKVSKSGLDVFAHNIETVEELQSAVRDHRANFNQSLDVLRMAKDYAPAGTLTKTSIMLGCGETPDQIVKTMEKVRAAGVDVMTFGQYMRPSKRHMPVSEYITPEAFEKYQTLGMEMGFRYVASGPMVRSSYKAGEFYIKSMIDSDRAVSSQS; the protein is encoded by the exons ATGATGTACTCACGGTTCAGAACCGTCGCTAAAAACCTCAAATCCACCACAAAACCCTTCTCTTTCACCACCGCCACCACAACAACCACCGTATCATCCTCCGAATTTCCACAGAATCTGACCGAACTCCGAGCTCGTCTTGCAAGGGAATCCCCATCCCTATCAGACTTCATTTCCTTGAAATCGAACAACGCATACTCTGTTGAAGTTGGAACGAAGAAGAATCCGCTTCCGAAACCGAAATGGATGAAGGAATCGATTCCTGGTGGTTGGAAGTATGTGCAGATTAAGAAGAAACTGAGAGAATTGAAGCTTCATACGGTTTGTGAGGAGGCGAAGTGCCCTAATATGGGAGAGTGTTGGTCTGGTGGTGAAACGGGTACCGCTACCGCTACTATTATGATTCTTGGTGATACTTGTACTCGAGGTTGCAG ATTTTGCAATGTTAAGACATCAAGGACTCCTCCACCACCTGACCCTGATGAGCCCACCAATGTGGCTGAAGCAATTGCATCGTGGGGTTtggattatgttgttataacaAGTGTTGACCGTGATGATTTACCTGATCAAGGGAGCAGTCATTTTACTGAAACAGTTCAGAAGCTGAAGATACTGAAACCTAGCATACTGATAGAAGCCTTAG TCCCCGACTTTCGAGGAAATGCTGAGTGTGTAGAGAAGGTTTCCAAATCAGGATTAGATGTCTTTGCGCATAATATTGAGACAGTTGAAGAGCTACAGAGTGCTGTGCGCGATCACCGGGCTAATTTTAATCAGTCTTTGGATGTTCTAAGGATGGCCAAGGATTATGCCCCTGCGGGAACCCTCACCAAGACTTCAATAATGTTAGGTTGTGGGGAAACACCTGACCAGATTGTGAAGACAATGGAGAAGGTGAGAGCAGCTGGCGTTGATGTGATGACATTTGGTCAGTATATGAGACCCTCAAAACGCCATATGCCCGTATCAGAATATATTACACCTGAGGCCTTTGAGAAGTATCAGACTCTTGGCATGGAAATG GGATTTCGATATGTGGCATCTGGGCCCATGGTAAGGTCATCATACAAGGCAGGTGAATTCTATATTAAATCCATGATTGACTCAGATCGGGCTGTATCTTCTCAAAGCTGA